A genomic region of Arachis hypogaea cultivar Tifrunner chromosome 5, arahy.Tifrunner.gnm2.J5K5, whole genome shotgun sequence contains the following coding sequences:
- the LOC112803597 gene encoding uncharacterized protein, whose product MERNQVAAVNTQPPAQERLNTEEGCDREQANYVGNSSRQPYDPHSKIYSPSWKNHPNFGWKNQQTQTQDHRPQNSNQYNNSTYQHSNQRPYQAQHNTSFQPLYQAQNGHPQPPLSNLPLQSSAEDRISRIETFLEELCKESKENKAFKEEQIPKPIDSFPSDIENNPRGETRNLKWEEYKAITLRSEDILEEEAIRPTEHNKRFPKEKLEGTKQGNDPAQRKDPMEKEVLKPYMPKAPFPQRLKGGGKEKKYSRFLDTFKSLHINIPFIEALQQMPSYIKCMKELLTKKSPLKGGQTIVTTKECSALIQKYLPTKKKNPGSFHIPYVIGDTRIDRGFCDLGASTNLMSVALMRKLQINDLKPTNIILQLADKT is encoded by the exons ATGGAGAGAAACCaggttgcagcagtcaacactcaACCACCTGCTCAAGAAAGGCTGAACACAGAGGAAGGATGTGATCgggaacaagctaattatgttggaaactcatCAAGACAGCCCTATGATCCACACTCTAAAATCTACAGTCCtagttggaagaaccacccaaactttgggtggaaaaACCAGCAAACTCAAACTCAAGACCATAGACCTCAAAACTCCAACCAGTACAACAATTCTActtaccaacactccaaccaaagaccatATCAAGCCCAACATAACACTTCTTTCCAGCCTTTATATCAAGCACAAAATGGCCACCCTCAACCTCCACTTTCCAACCTACCATTACAATCATCAGCTGAGGATAGAATCTCCCGGATCGAGACCTTTCTTGAAGAACTTTGCAAGGAATCTAAGGAAAACAAGGCTTTCAAGGAGGAG CAAATTCCCAAACCAATagacagcttcccaagtgacatagAGAAcaatccaagaggagaaacaaggAATCTGAAATGGGAAGAATATAAGGCAATCACTCTAAGGAGTGAAGATATCTTGGAAGAAGAAGCTATCAGGCCAACAGAGCACAACAAAAGGTTCCCAAAGGAGAAATTGGAAGGGACAAAACAAGGAAACGATCCTGCACAAAGGAAGGATCCTATGGAGAAGGAAGTTTTGAAACCTTATATGCCAAAAGCACCATTCCCTCAAAGGCTAAAGGGTGGTGGGAAAGAGAAGAAGTATTCTAGGTTTCTAGACACATTTAAGTCTCTTCATATCAACATTCCTTTCATTGaagccctccaacaaatgccatCGTATATCAAATGCATGAAGGAGTTGTTAACCAAGAAGAGTCCcttgaagggtggacaaacaataGTGACGACTAAAGAGTGCAGTGCCCTTATCCAGAAGTacttacctacaaagaagaaaaACCCAGGGAGCTTCCATATCCCTTATGTTATAGGAGATACAAGGATTGACAGAGGGTTTTGTGATCTTGGAGCCAGCACAAATCTAATGTCGGTGGCCCTCATGAGGAAGCTACAAATCAATGACTTGAAACCAACAAACATAATTCTTCAGTTGGCTGATAAGACCTAG